The stretch of DNA CGCGATGTCGAAGTTGTGGCCGCTCTCGGTGTACTGCACGGCCTGGACGGGTGTGCCGGCGGCCTGCACCCGGTACTTGGCGGAGGCCACGTCCGGCGAGGTGGTCGCGCCGCCCCCTACGCCTGACGGCGCGTAGGTGTGGACCGTGACCGGGGTGGTGGCGGCGGCCGGTGCCGGGACGGTGCCGGTGCCGGCGAGTAGGAGGCTCGCGGTGAGGACGGCGCCTGCGGCCGGTCGGATCATGACTCTCTCCCCTCGAGGAGTTGACCGATCCAAGTGACCGGCGTGGCCGGGATGTTAATGGCGTATTTCCGGGGGCGTCAACGGTTGGCGCGCATGGGGCGCAGGGCATCGGACCTCACCTGCACGGCGGCTCAATTCTCGGATGTGACAAGGGGATTACGGATCCTGCGCGATGCCTTGCCTCGACGCTGTGGGCGGGCCTACGCTGTCGCCACCCTCGTGGATCGATAAAAGTTTCGGGAGTGCTCGTGGTGACAATGGCGGAGGTGGCTGCTCGGGCGGGAGTCACCAAGCAGACCGTCTCCAATGTGGTGGCCGGCAAGAAGGTGCGGCCGGAGACCCTGGTGAAGGTGAACACGGCGATCGCCGAGCTCGGCTACACGCCGAACCTGGTGGCGCGCTCGCTGCGCACGGGCAGCACCTCGACCGTGGGGCTGTTCGTGCCGTCGGTGGCCAATCCGTTCTACTCGGAGGTGGTCGAGGAGGTCGAGAACGTCCTGGTCGGCCACGGCTACAACCTGCTGCTGGCCACCACCCGCGACGATCCCGACTACACCCGCGCCCACCTGGAGAACCTCGCCGCCCGCTCGGTGGACGCCCTGCTGGTCGCCGGTGACAGCGGCGTCGAGCAGCAGCTGCCGATGCTCACCGCGGCCGCCTTCCCGGTCGCGCTGTTCGCCTGGGAGGGCGAGCCGCCCACCACCCTCCCGGTGGTGTCCATCGACTACGAGCACGCCGGCTTCCTGGCCGGCCGCCACCTGCGCGAGCTCGGCCACCGGGACGTCGCGGTGATCGCCGACCTGCCCGCGCACACGCTGCGCGTCGCCGGGCTGCGCCGGGCCTTCGCCGCCGACGGGCTGACCATCGACGACCGCATGGTGTTCACCCGCACCAGCGACGACGCCGCCGGCGGGTACGCCGCGGCCTGCGCGGCGCTGGCGGCGGATCCGCAGCTGACGGCGGTCTTCGGCACCCACGACGTGCTGGCGCTGGGCGCCATTGAGGCGGTGGTCCGGTCGGGCCGACGCGTCCCCGAGGACGTCAGCGTCGTCGGCTTCGACGACATCGCCCAGGTCGGCCGGATCGAACCTGCTCTGACCACGGTCACCTTCCCCAAGCGCGAGATGGCCCAGCAGGCCGTCGAACTGCTGCTGCGCGCCGTCGACTCCGGCCGGCCGCCGACCAACGTCATCTCCCTGCTGCGCCCGACCCTGACCGTCCGGGCGAGCAGCGCCCCGCCGCGCAGCTGACCCCGTGAGCGGCGGGCCGTGCCGCCTGCCGCCATCGAGACGAGCACCGAGACGAGTTCCCGAGAGACGAGCCCCGAGAGACGAGCCCCGAAAGGAACTGCCCCGCCGATGAACGACCTCGCCCCCCACGCCTACGTCGAAGACCCGTCGCCGGGCACCGGACGGCTGCGGCCGCGTGCCGCGTTCACCTCCGACCTGCCCGTGATCGGGCTGGACGGCGACTGGAGATTCCGGCTGGCGTCAGGGCTGGACGACCTCACCGGAGGCTTCGCCGAGCCGGAGTTCGACGACAGCGGCTGGGACCTGCTCGCCGTGCCGTCCTGCTGGCAGCTGACCGGCCTGCCGGGCGAGCCACGCTGCGGCGCCCCCGCCTACACCAACATCAGCTACCCGTTCCCGGTCGACCCGCCGCGAGTGCCCCGGGAGAATCCGACGGGGGAGTACCGCCGCGCGTTCGAGGTGCCGGAGGAGTTCCCGACGGGGGCGGCCGTCCTGCGGTTCGAGGGCGTCGACTCCGCGTTCGCGGTCTGGCTCAACGGCGCCAGGCTCGGCGACGGCAAGGGCAGCCGGCTGACCACCGAGTTCGACGCCTCCGCCGCGCTGCGGCCGGGCCGGAACCTGCTCGCGGTCCGGGTGCACCAGTGGTCCTCCGGCAGCTACCTGGAGGACCAGGACATGTGGTGGCTGTCCGGCATCTTCCGGTCGGTCGCCGTGGCCGCCCGTGGGGTCGAGGACTTCTTCGTCCACACCGCCTACGACCACACCACGGGCCGGGGCACCCCGGCCGTCGAGGTCACCGCCCCGACCGCGGTGACGCTGACGGTACCCGAGCTCGGCATCACCGCCGCCGACCCGGCCGGCCCGCACCCGGTCGACGGCGTCGAGCCCTGGTCGGACGAGCACCCGCGCCTGTACTCCGGCGAGCTGGTCTCGGCGGCCGGGGAACGGATCCCGCTGCGCATCGGCTTCCGTACCGTGGCCGTGGTGGACGGCGTGCTGACCGCCAACGGCCGGCCGATCCCCCTGCGGGGCGTCAACCGCCATGAGTGGCACCCGCTGACGGGGCGGACGCTGACCGAGCAGACCATGCTGGCCGACGTGCTGCTGATGAAACAGCACAACATCAACGCGGTGCGCACCAGCCACTACCCGCCCGACCGCCGCTTCCTGGACCTGTGCGACGAGCACGGGCTGTGGGTGTTCTGCGAGGGTGACCTCGAGACGCACGGCTTCGTGGCCGGCGGCTGGCGGCGCAACCCCAGCGACGACCCCGCCTGGCGCGCGGCCTACCTGGACCGGGCCGAGCGGCTGGTGGAACGGGACAAGAACCACCCCTCGGTCATCGTCTGGTCGCTGGGCAACGAGGCCGGTACCGGCTCCAACCTCGCCGCCGCGGCCGCCTGGATCAGGCGGCGCGACGACAGCCGCCTGATCCACTACGAGGGCGACTGGGCGAGCTGCTCCTACGTCGACCTGTACTCCCGGATGTACCTCGGCCTGGACGAGCTGGCCGCAGCCGGGCGCCGCCAGGAGCCCGTGACCGCCGACCCGGCCGACGACGCCCACCGCCGTTCGCTGCCGGTCGTGCTCTGCGAGTACGCGCACGCCATGGGCAACGGCCCCGGCGGGCTGGCCGAGTACCAGGAGGTCATCGAGGCGCACCCGCGGCTGGCCGGCGGGTTCGTCTGGGAGTGGATCGACCACGGGATCGCGCGGACCACCGAGCACGAGGAGTCCTTCCACGCCTACGGCGGCGACTTCGGGGAGGAGATCCACGACGGCAACTTCGTCGCCGACGGGCTGCTCTTCCCCGACCGCACGCCCTCGCCGGGCCTGGTCGAGTACAAGAAGGTCATCGAGCCGGTCCGGATCCGCGTCGACCCGGTGGCGCGGCAGGTCACCGTGCGCAACCTGCACCACGTCCGCCACAGCGGCTACCTGGACTTCCGCTGGAGTGTCGAGGTGGGCGGCGAGCCGGTCGGCTCCGGCGGCCTGGCCGTCCCTGCGACCGGACCGGGTGCGACGGGCACCGTCGACTGGCCCGCCGAGCTCACTGCCGCGCTCGACGCGGCGCGCAAGGGCGGCTCGGGTCAAGAGGTCTGGCTGACCGTCACCGCGGCGCTCGCAGCCGACGAGACCTGGGCCGGGGCCGGCCACGAGATCGCCTGGGGCCAGGGGCTGGTGGTTCCGGCGAGCCCGGCCGCCCCCTTCGCCCCGGTGGCGCCGACCCTCCACGAGGGGTACCTCGCGCTTGGTGCCGCGCGGTTCGACGCCCGGAGCGGGCTGCTGGTCCGGCTCGGCGACCTGGAACTCGACGGTCCGCGGCTGGACGTCTGGCGCGCCCCGATCGACAACGACCTGCTCGGGGCGTTCGCCGGGCCGCTGATCGACTCCTGGCTCGCCGCCGGCCTGCACCGGATGCGCCACGAGGTGCGGCGGGTCGAACCCGACGCCACGGGCCTCACGGTCACCGCCCGGCTCGCCGCCGCCGGGTCCTCCGCCGGGCTCGACGTGGTCTACCGCTGGACCGGCGGCGACGGGGCCCGGCTCCGGCTGGAGACCACCGTCACCCCCGACGGCGCCTGGCCGGTGCCGCTGCCCCGGCTGGGAGTCGCGATGTCGCTGCCGGGCACCGACGCCGAGGTCGAGTGGTTCGGCCCCGGGCCCGGCGAGGCGTACCGCGACTCCCGCGCCGCAGCGCGCGTCGGCCGCTACCGGTCGACCGTCTCGGCGATGCAGACCCCCTACGTCCGCCCGCAGGAGAACGGCAACCGCCACCACGTCCGCCACGCCCGGCTCACCGCCGCGGCCGGCACCCTGCTCGTCACCGGCGCCCCGGTCATCGACCTGACGGTGCGTCCATGGAGCACCGAAGCCCTCACCGCCGCGACCCACCAGCACGAGCCGACCCCCGACGGCAGGCTGCACCTGCACCTGGACCAGGCGCACCACGGCCTGGGCAGCGCGGCCTGCGGGCCGGGCCCCTCGGCACCGTCCGTGCTGGCGGCGGTCCCCACCACCTTCGGAATCGAGTTCGGCACCAGTTGGTAGGCGGGCCCCGCCCGCCGGCCGTTCAGCAAGGTCCCCCACCCGACGTCACCAAAGGGCCTCTCCCATGAACAGCACCGCCATACCCACCCGCAGATTCCTGGCCTTCGCCACCGTGGCCGCGCTCGCGGCCGGCGTCAGCGCCTGCAGCAGCGCCACGAGCACGTCCGCCGCCGGTCCGGCCACCGAGCCGAGCCGGAACGGCCCGGTGAGCATGGAGTTCTGGGCGTGGGCCGGCTACGCCAAGATCGTTGACCAGTGGAACGCCGCCCACCCGAACGTCAAGATCACCCTCAAGAAGATCCCGTCGGGCGGCAAGGGCGGCTACACCCAGATCACCGACGCGCTCACCGCCGGCAAGGGGCCCTGCCTGGCCCAGATCGAGTACTTCGCCATCCCGTCGATGCTCGTGAAGAACGCGGTCCTGGACATCACGCCGTACGCGGGCGCCGACCTGGCCAAGTACGTGCCGTCCACCGTCTCGGCGGTCGGCATCGGCGGCAAGACCTACGGCATCCCGGTGGACGTCGGCCCGATGGTCCTGTACTACCGCACGGACCTGTTCGCCAAGTACGGCATCGCCCAGCCCCCGGCCACCTGGGACGAGTACCAGGCCGACGCCCAGAAGGTGGCCGCCGCCGACCCGAGCGTGAAGTTCGGCACCCCGCCCGGTGACGCCAACGACCTGGCGGCCTTCAGCCTGCAGACCGGCCAGTCCTGGTACTCGGCCGCCGGGGACAGCTGGACCGTCTCCATCGCCAACCCCGGTACGCAGAAGGTCGCCGCCTACTGGCAGGGCCTGAAGGACAAGGGCCTGGTGACGCCGCCCGGCAACGCCTGGGACCCGCAGTTCGACAAGGCCGCCGAGGCCGGCAAGGTGCTGACCTTCGTCAACGCCTCCTGGGCCGCCTCCGGCCTGAAGGACGACCTCAAGGACCAGGCGGGCAAGTGGGCGGTGGCCCCGATGCCGACCTGGAGCGCGGGCGACCACAAGAGCTCCAGCAACGGCGGCTCGGCCACCTCGGTGATGACGGGCTGCACGACCCCCCGCGAGGCCGAGCAGTTCGCCGCCTTCCTGTCCTCCGACCCGCAGGCCGTGAGCACGGGCATCGCCAACGGACTGTACCCGGCCTCGATCGCCGGGCAGGACGACCCGTCACTCGCGGCGGGCGACCCGTACTTCGGCGGCCAGAAGGTCGGCGACCTGTTCAAGGCGTCCGCCGCACAGATCCCCACCACCTGGACCAACGGCCCGACCTACCAGCAGGTCGAGACCGACTTCACCACCGCCATGGGCCAGGGCAGCATCCCGGACGCCGTCACCAAGGTCCAGGCCTCGACCATCGCCGCGATCAAGCAGCTCGGCCTGTCGGTGACCGGCGGCTGAGGCACCCCGCCCTGGGGCCTGTCCGCCACGCCGCAGGGCACCCGCCACCGATGACGAACCGTCAGCGAGGTCACCCATGAGCAGTGCAAGCAGCGCGGTCACCGTGCCGCCACCGCCGCAGCCGCCCCCCGCGGTCCGCCGTGTCCCGTCGGCCGCCCGGCCCCGGCGCACCGGCCGCCGCCGTACCGCCCTGACCGCGACCGGCTTCCTGGCGCCGTTCGCGGTGCTGTTCCTCACCATGATGGTCGCGCCGATCGGCTACGCGATCTACCAGAGCTTCCTCACCGTCCACCGCGCCGGGCTGTTCGGCGGTACGCGGTCCACGGGGTTCGCGGGCCTGTCCAACTACGGCGCCGCCCTGCGCGACCACGACTTCCTCGCGTCCCTCGGCCGCGTCCTGCTGCTCGGCTGCGTCCAGGTGCCGGTCATGCTCGGCCTCGCCCTGCTGCTCGCGCTGCTCCTGGACTCCCGCTCGGCCCGGCTGCGCAGGACCTTCCGGCTCGTCTACTTCCTGCCGTACGCGCTCCCGGGCGCGATCGCCGCGGTGCTGTGGTCTTTCCTCCTGGTGAAGAGCCTCTCGCCGTTCACAGGCCCGCTCGCGCACCTCGGGATCTCCACCGACTTCCTGTCGCCGCCGTGGGTACCGGTCTCGATCGGGAACATGATCACCTGGGGCTGGACCGGCTACAACATGCTGATCATCCACTCCGCGCTGCAGACGATCCCCGCCGAGGTGGTGGAGGCCGCCGCGCTCGACAACTGCACCGGCTGGCGCCTGGCCTGGCACGTGAAGATCCCGCTGGTGCGGCCCGCGCTGGTGCTGACCACCATCTTCTCCATCATCGGGACGGCGCAGCTGTACACCGAGCCGGCCGTGCTGGTCGGCGCGCGCATCCCCGGTATCTCGGCGAGGTTCTCCCCGATCATGAACACCACCCTGGGCATCGACCTGGGCGGCCAGAACCTGGCCGCGGCCGAGTCCGTCGTCCTCGCCCTGGTCACGCTCGTGCTCTCGTTCGGGTTCCTGAAGTACCACCAGCGCAAGGGGGCGGCCGGATGAGCGTGGCCCTGGGCAGCCGGCCGGGCCGGCCCGGCCGCCGTGGTGGCGGCGAGTCCGTGAGCAGGATCGTGGTCAACGCGGTGCTCGGTCTGATGGCCGTCTACACGCTGGTCCCGCTGTGGTGGCTGTTCGTCTCCGCGACCAAGAAGTCGGGCTACCTCTACACCGGTACGCCGCTGTGGTTCTCCCACTTCGACCTGGCCACCAACGTCAGGACGGTGCTGGGCTTCGAGGGCGGGGTCTTCTCCACCTGGCTCGCCAACAGCGCGCTGTACAGCCTCGTCGGCGCGAGCGTCAGCACCCTGCTCTCCGCGATGGCCGGCTACGCGCTGAGCAAGTTCCACTTCCGCGGCCGGGAGGGCGTCTTCAACGTCATCCTCGCCTCGGTGCTCATCCCGGCGCCGATGTTCGCCCTGCCGCTCTTCCTGCTGATGGCCAAGCTCGACCTCACCGACTCCTACTGGTCGGTGCTGCTGCCGAGCTGCGTCAGCCCGTTCGGCGTCTACCTGTGCCGGATCTTCGCCGCGGCCTCCGTGCCGGACGAACTGCTCGAGGCCGCACGGCTCGACGGAGCGGGGGAGGGCCGCACCTTCTTCGGGATCGCCCTGCCGCTGATGGCCCCGGCCCTGGTGACGGTCTTCCTGTTCCAGTTCGTCGGCATCTGGAACAATTACCTGCTGCCCTCGCTCATGCTCAACTCCGCCTCCCGGCTGCCGGTGACCGTCGGCCTGGTGCAGTGGCGCTCGGAGTTCGCCAACGGCGTGCCGCCCCTGGTGCCGATCACCGGGGCGTTCCTCTCGCTGCTCCCGCTGCTCATCGCCTTCATCAGCCTCCAGCGGTTCTGGCGCAACGGCCTGACCGCCGGGGCCGTCAAGTAGTGCCCGCCCGCTTCCGACCGCAGAGGAGCACCGCCTTGCACCGCGCCCACATCGTCCTCGACCGGCAGGCCGTCGTCGCCCCGGTCCGGCGCCGCACCTTCGGCTCCTTCGTCGAGCACCTCGGCCGCTGCGTCTACACCGGCATCTACGAGCCCGAGCACCCCAGCGCGAACAAGGACGGCTTCCGGATGGACGTCGTCGACCTCGTCCGCGAGCTCGGCAGCACGACAGTCCGCTACCCCGGCGGCAACTTCGTCTCCGGTTTCCGCTGGGAGGACTCGATCGGCCCGCGCGAGAAGCGCCCGGTGCGCCGCGACCTGGCCTGGCACTCCCTGGAGTCGAACCAGGTCGGCCTGGACGAGTTCGCGGCCTGGCTGAGGCTGACCGGCTCGGAGCTGATGCTGGCCGTCAACCTCGGCACCCGGGGCATCCTGCCCGCCCTCGACCTGCTGGAGTACGCCAACCACCCGTCCGGCACCGCGCTTTCGGACCTGCGTATCGCCAACGGGACGCCGGAGCCGCACGACATCCGGATGTGGTGCCTCGGCAACGAGATGGACGGGCCCTGGCAGACCGGCTTCCTGGACGCCGAGGACTACGGCAAGCTCGCCGCCCGTACCGCCGCTGCCATGAAGATGGCCGACAAGGACCTCGAACTGGTCGTCTGCGGCTCCTCCTCGGCCGGCATGCCGACCTTCGGCGACTGGGAGCGCACCGTGCTGGAGCACGGCTACGACTACGTGGACCACATCTCCTGCCACGCGTACTACCAGGAGCACGACGGTGACCTGGGCTCCTTCCTCGCCTCGGCCCTCGACATGGCCTCCTTCATCGACGGCGTCGCCGCGACCATCGACCACGTGGGCGCCAAGAAGCACTCGAAGAAGAGGATCGGCATCTCCTTCGACGAGTGGAACGTCTGGTACCAGACCCGGCACCAGGAGTCGGGCGAGGTGAACGAGGAGTGGCGGCACGCGCCCCGGCAGCTGGAGGACGTCTACAGCGTGGCCGACGCCGTGGTGGTGGGCAACCTGATGATGACCCTGCTGGGGCGCAGCGACCGGGTCGCCTCGGCCTCGCTCGCCCAGCTCGTCAACGTCATCGCGCCGATCATGACCGAGCCCGGCGGTCCGGCCTGGCGGCAGACCACCTTCCACCCGTTCTCGATCACCAGTCGGCTCGCCGCCGGCGAGGTGATCCGTCCCGTGATCGAGTCGCCGACGTACACCACGGCACGGTACGGCGCGGCGGCCGTCGTCGACGCCGTCGCCACCGTGGAGGAGGACCAGTCCGCGCTCTTCCTCGTCAACCGCGGCCTCGCGCAGCCCGCCCAGGTCACCGTCGACGTCCGCAGTCTCGGCTCCTCGCGCGTCCTGGAGGCGCTCACGCTCGCCGACCAGGACGTGTACGCGAAGAACACCCTCGCCGCGCCCGACCGCGTGGTACCCCGGCCGAACGCGAACGCCACGCTGGCCGACGGCCTGCTCACCATCGAGCTGCCGCCGGTGTCCTGGACCGCCGTCGCGCTCGGCTGAGTCACCCGGTCGTCCGGAGTGGCCGGCTGCTCGAGACCCAAAATGTGAACGCTAACAGAAAGTGTGAACGCTAACACCAGGGAGTGGACCTGTGGAGATCACCAGACGTCAGCTCGGCCGGCTCACGGCGATCGGCACGGGGGCACTGCTGCTGCCCGGCCTGCTGCCACCGGGCGGGGCAGCGGCAGCAGCCGTACCTCCGGCCGGGACGTGGGGCGACCAGGGCGACGGCACCTACGTCAACCCCGTCCTCCCGGGTGACTTCAGCGACTGGGACTGCATCCGGGTCGGCAACGACTACTACGGCATCACCAGCACCTTCGGGTACTCGCCCGGCGTGGCCGTCCTGCACTCGACGGACCTGGTCAACTGGCGGACGCTCGGCGGCGTGGCCGGCGACCTCACCGCCATCGGCCCGGCGCTGAACTGGGACCAGATGGGACGCTACGGCCGCGGCGTGTGGGCCGGGTCCATCCGTTACCACGCGGGGCGGTACCGGGTGTACTTCAACACCCCCGACGAGGGCTTCTTCATGTCCTCGGCCGCCTCGCCGGCCGGGCCGTGGGATCCGGTGACCTCGGTGTGGCGGACCTCCGGCTGGGACGACCCGTGCCCGTTCTGGGACGACGACGGCCAGGGCTACCTGGTCAGCTCGCACTACGCGGACGGCTACAAGATCAACCTGTTCAAGCTGTCCGCCGACGGCAAGTCGCTGGTCGGCACGCCCACGGTGATCCACCAGTCGTCCGGCAGCGAGGCCAACAAGCTCTACAAGATCAACGGGCTCTACTACCACCTGTACAGCGAGGTGAAGCCCGAGGGCCGGGTGCTCATGATGAACCGCGGCTCCAGCCTCTACGGCCCGTTCGAGACCAGGCAGTTGGAGCACGTCAACGCCGCAGTGGACCGCGAGCCCAACCAGGGCGGGCTGGTGCAGACCCCGGACGGCAGCTGGTACTTCGTGACCCACCACGGCCACGGCGACTGGGAGGGCCGGCCGCTCTCCCTGCTGCCGGTGACGTGGGTCGACGGCTGGCCGATCCTGGGCCAGGTGGGCGCGGACGGCATCGGCTCCATGGTGTGGACGGGCCAGGTGCCCGCCGGCGGCACACCCGGCCTGCCCCTCGACGCACTGCCGCCCGTGGTGACCGGCGACCTGTTCACCGAGAGCAGCATCAAGCCGCAGTGGGAGTGGTACTACCAGCCCCGCGCGGACCACTGGTCGCTGACCGAACGCCCCGGCTACCTGCGGCTGAAGGCCTTCGCACCGCTGGCGGCCGACAACCTGACCAAGGCGGGCAACACCCTCACCCAACGCGTGCTGCGCCCGGCCGGCGGCGCGACGGTGACCGTCCGGCTCGAACTGGACGGCCTCGCCGACGGCCAGCGCGCCGGGCTCTGCCACTACGCCGCCACCTACGCCGGGTTGGGCGTCCGGCGCTCCGGCGCCACCACCACGATCTCGCAGAACGTGAACGGCACCCTCACCGACGGCCCGGCGCTCACGCAGAACGTCCTCTGGCTGCGCACCACTTGGGACGTGAGCGGGGTCAGCCGGTTCTCGTACAGCCTCGACGGTCTCGCCTTCACCTCCTTCGGCGCGACCTACCAGCTCACCTGGGGCGGCTACCGGGGCGACCGGGTCGGCCTGTACACCTACAACCCGAACGGCACCGGCTACGTCGACTTCGACTCGGTGGAGTACACCCTCGGCGCCGCCAAGGCGTACAAGGTGGTGAGCGTGCGCAGCGGCAAGGTCGCCGACGTGGGCGGTGCCTCGACGGTGGACGGCTCGGGCCTGGTCCAGTGGACCGACAAGGGCGCGCCGAACCAGCAGTGGCTCTTCCAGTCCACGGCGGACGGCTACCACACCGTCAGGTGCGTCCACAGCTGCAAGGTGCTCGACGTGGCGGGCTCCTCGACGGCGGACGGCGCACGCGTCGTGCAGGCCACCGCCGACGGACGGGCGAGCCAGCAGTGGCAGCTGCGCCCGCAGGGCGGCGGCGAGTTCACGCTGGTCAACCGGAACAGCGGCAAGGTGCTCGACGTGAGCGGGGGCAGCACGGCCGACGGCGCGGCGCTGATCCAGTACGCCGACCGCGGCAGCACCAACCAGCGGTGGACCTTCCAGCGACAGAACTCCTAGGACGGACAGTGATGAGACCTCTCATCCCCGTGGTCCGCAAGGCGTCGGTGGCGCTCGCGGCGGCCCTCTCCGCCACGCTGCTGACCGCTCTGGCAGCACCGCCCCCGGCTGTGGCGGCCTCGACCGCGACCCAGGCGACGTACTACGTCGCGCCCGGTGGTGACGACGCCAACCCCGGCACGATCACGGCGCCGTTCAAGACCCTCCAGCACGCCCGGGACGTCGTCCGCACGGTCGACGGCTCCATGACCGGGGACATCAACGTCCTGCTCCGGGGCGGCACTTACCCGGTGAGCAGCACGATCGACTTCACCTCGGCCGACTCCGGCACGAACGGGCACCGGGTCGTCTACGCCGCCTACCCGGGTGAGAAGCCCGCCCTGGAGGCGGGGGTTCAGGTGACCGGCTGGACGCAGCACAGCGGGAACATCTGGCAG from Kitasatospora sp. MMS16-BH015 encodes:
- a CDS encoding alpha-N-arabinofuranosidase, which codes for MHRAHIVLDRQAVVAPVRRRTFGSFVEHLGRCVYTGIYEPEHPSANKDGFRMDVVDLVRELGSTTVRYPGGNFVSGFRWEDSIGPREKRPVRRDLAWHSLESNQVGLDEFAAWLRLTGSELMLAVNLGTRGILPALDLLEYANHPSGTALSDLRIANGTPEPHDIRMWCLGNEMDGPWQTGFLDAEDYGKLAARTAAAMKMADKDLELVVCGSSSAGMPTFGDWERTVLEHGYDYVDHISCHAYYQEHDGDLGSFLASALDMASFIDGVAATIDHVGAKKHSKKRIGISFDEWNVWYQTRHQESGEVNEEWRHAPRQLEDVYSVADAVVVGNLMMTLLGRSDRVASASLAQLVNVIAPIMTEPGGPAWRQTTFHPFSITSRLAAGEVIRPVIESPTYTTARYGAAAVVDAVATVEEDQSALFLVNRGLAQPAQVTVDVRSLGSSRVLEALTLADQDVYAKNTLAAPDRVVPRPNANATLADGLLTIELPPVSWTAVALG
- a CDS encoding carbohydrate ABC transporter permease; the encoded protein is MSSASSAVTVPPPPQPPPAVRRVPSAARPRRTGRRRTALTATGFLAPFAVLFLTMMVAPIGYAIYQSFLTVHRAGLFGGTRSTGFAGLSNYGAALRDHDFLASLGRVLLLGCVQVPVMLGLALLLALLLDSRSARLRRTFRLVYFLPYALPGAIAAVLWSFLLVKSLSPFTGPLAHLGISTDFLSPPWVPVSIGNMITWGWTGYNMLIIHSALQTIPAEVVEAAALDNCTGWRLAWHVKIPLVRPALVLTTIFSIIGTAQLYTEPAVLVGARIPGISARFSPIMNTTLGIDLGGQNLAAAESVVLALVTLVLSFGFLKYHQRKGAAG
- a CDS encoding ABC transporter substrate-binding protein; translated protein: MNSTAIPTRRFLAFATVAALAAGVSACSSATSTSAAGPATEPSRNGPVSMEFWAWAGYAKIVDQWNAAHPNVKITLKKIPSGGKGGYTQITDALTAGKGPCLAQIEYFAIPSMLVKNAVLDITPYAGADLAKYVPSTVSAVGIGGKTYGIPVDVGPMVLYYRTDLFAKYGIAQPPATWDEYQADAQKVAAADPSVKFGTPPGDANDLAAFSLQTGQSWYSAAGDSWTVSIANPGTQKVAAYWQGLKDKGLVTPPGNAWDPQFDKAAEAGKVLTFVNASWAASGLKDDLKDQAGKWAVAPMPTWSAGDHKSSSNGGSATSVMTGCTTPREAEQFAAFLSSDPQAVSTGIANGLYPASIAGQDDPSLAAGDPYFGGQKVGDLFKASAAQIPTTWTNGPTYQQVETDFTTAMGQGSIPDAVTKVQASTIAAIKQLGLSVTGG
- a CDS encoding family 43 glycosylhydrolase; translated protein: MEITRRQLGRLTAIGTGALLLPGLLPPGGAAAAAVPPAGTWGDQGDGTYVNPVLPGDFSDWDCIRVGNDYYGITSTFGYSPGVAVLHSTDLVNWRTLGGVAGDLTAIGPALNWDQMGRYGRGVWAGSIRYHAGRYRVYFNTPDEGFFMSSAASPAGPWDPVTSVWRTSGWDDPCPFWDDDGQGYLVSSHYADGYKINLFKLSADGKSLVGTPTVIHQSSGSEANKLYKINGLYYHLYSEVKPEGRVLMMNRGSSLYGPFETRQLEHVNAAVDREPNQGGLVQTPDGSWYFVTHHGHGDWEGRPLSLLPVTWVDGWPILGQVGADGIGSMVWTGQVPAGGTPGLPLDALPPVVTGDLFTESSIKPQWEWYYQPRADHWSLTERPGYLRLKAFAPLAADNLTKAGNTLTQRVLRPAGGATVTVRLELDGLADGQRAGLCHYAATYAGLGVRRSGATTTISQNVNGTLTDGPALTQNVLWLRTTWDVSGVSRFSYSLDGLAFTSFGATYQLTWGGYRGDRVGLYTYNPNGTGYVDFDSVEYTLGAAKAYKVVSVRSGKVADVGGASTVDGSGLVQWTDKGAPNQQWLFQSTADGYHTVRCVHSCKVLDVAGSSTADGARVVQATADGRASQQWQLRPQGGGEFTLVNRNSGKVLDVSGGSTADGAALIQYADRGSTNQRWTFQRQNS
- a CDS encoding LacI family DNA-binding transcriptional regulator — encoded protein: MAEVAARAGVTKQTVSNVVAGKKVRPETLVKVNTAIAELGYTPNLVARSLRTGSTSTVGLFVPSVANPFYSEVVEEVENVLVGHGYNLLLATTRDDPDYTRAHLENLAARSVDALLVAGDSGVEQQLPMLTAAAFPVALFAWEGEPPTTLPVVSIDYEHAGFLAGRHLRELGHRDVAVIADLPAHTLRVAGLRRAFAADGLTIDDRMVFTRTSDDAAGGYAAACAALAADPQLTAVFGTHDVLALGAIEAVVRSGRRVPEDVSVVGFDDIAQVGRIEPALTTVTFPKREMAQQAVELLLRAVDSGRPPTNVISLLRPTLTVRASSAPPRS
- a CDS encoding glycoside hydrolase family 2 TIM barrel-domain containing protein — its product is MNDLAPHAYVEDPSPGTGRLRPRAAFTSDLPVIGLDGDWRFRLASGLDDLTGGFAEPEFDDSGWDLLAVPSCWQLTGLPGEPRCGAPAYTNISYPFPVDPPRVPRENPTGEYRRAFEVPEEFPTGAAVLRFEGVDSAFAVWLNGARLGDGKGSRLTTEFDASAALRPGRNLLAVRVHQWSSGSYLEDQDMWWLSGIFRSVAVAARGVEDFFVHTAYDHTTGRGTPAVEVTAPTAVTLTVPELGITAADPAGPHPVDGVEPWSDEHPRLYSGELVSAAGERIPLRIGFRTVAVVDGVLTANGRPIPLRGVNRHEWHPLTGRTLTEQTMLADVLLMKQHNINAVRTSHYPPDRRFLDLCDEHGLWVFCEGDLETHGFVAGGWRRNPSDDPAWRAAYLDRAERLVERDKNHPSVIVWSLGNEAGTGSNLAAAAAWIRRRDDSRLIHYEGDWASCSYVDLYSRMYLGLDELAAAGRRQEPVTADPADDAHRRSLPVVLCEYAHAMGNGPGGLAEYQEVIEAHPRLAGGFVWEWIDHGIARTTEHEESFHAYGGDFGEEIHDGNFVADGLLFPDRTPSPGLVEYKKVIEPVRIRVDPVARQVTVRNLHHVRHSGYLDFRWSVEVGGEPVGSGGLAVPATGPGATGTVDWPAELTAALDAARKGGSGQEVWLTVTAALAADETWAGAGHEIAWGQGLVVPASPAAPFAPVAPTLHEGYLALGAARFDARSGLLVRLGDLELDGPRLDVWRAPIDNDLLGAFAGPLIDSWLAAGLHRMRHEVRRVEPDATGLTVTARLAAAGSSAGLDVVYRWTGGDGARLRLETTVTPDGAWPVPLPRLGVAMSLPGTDAEVEWFGPGPGEAYRDSRAAARVGRYRSTVSAMQTPYVRPQENGNRHHVRHARLTAAAGTLLVTGAPVIDLTVRPWSTEALTAATHQHEPTPDGRLHLHLDQAHHGLGSAACGPGPSAPSVLAAVPTTFGIEFGTSW
- a CDS encoding carbohydrate ABC transporter permease: MSVALGSRPGRPGRRGGGESVSRIVVNAVLGLMAVYTLVPLWWLFVSATKKSGYLYTGTPLWFSHFDLATNVRTVLGFEGGVFSTWLANSALYSLVGASVSTLLSAMAGYALSKFHFRGREGVFNVILASVLIPAPMFALPLFLLMAKLDLTDSYWSVLLPSCVSPFGVYLCRIFAAASVPDELLEAARLDGAGEGRTFFGIALPLMAPALVTVFLFQFVGIWNNYLLPSLMLNSASRLPVTVGLVQWRSEFANGVPPLVPITGAFLSLLPLLIAFISLQRFWRNGLTAGAVK